The Vitis riparia cultivar Riparia Gloire de Montpellier isolate 1030 chromosome 10, EGFV_Vit.rip_1.0, whole genome shotgun sequence genome includes a region encoding these proteins:
- the LOC117924039 gene encoding stilbene synthase 2-like produces MASVEDIRNAQRAKGPATILAIGTATPDNCVYQSEYADYYFRVTKSEHMTDLKKKFNRICEKSMIKKRYIHLTEEMLEEHPNMGAYMAPSLNIRQEIITAEVPKLGKEAALKALKEWGQPKSKITHLVFCTTSGVEMPGADYKLANLLGLETSVRRVMLYHQGCYAGGTVLRTAKDLAENNAGARVLVVCSEITVVTFRGPSETHLDSLVGQALFGDGSAAVIVGSDPDTSIERPLFQLVSAAQTFIPNTQGAIAGNLREVGLTFHLWPNVPTLISENIEKCLTQAFAPLGISDWNSLFWIAHPGGPAILDAVEAKLNLEKKKLEATRHILSEYGNMSSACVLFILDEMRKKSLKEERTTTGEGLDWGVLFGFGPGLTIETVVLHSVAGATN; encoded by the exons ATGGCATCTGTGGAGGACATTAGAAACGCTCAACGTGCCAAGGGGCCGGCCACCATTCTAGCCATTGGCACTGCTACTCCAGACAACTGTGTCTACCAGTCCGAGTACGCTGATTACTATTTCCGGGTCACTAAAAGCGAGCACATGACCGACTTGAAGAAGAAGTTCAACCGCATAT GTGAGAAATCAATGATCAAAAAGCGATACATTCATTTGACTGAAGAAATGCTTGAAGAGCACCCAAATATGGGTGCTTACATGGCTCCATCGCTCAACATACGCCAAGAAATTATCACTGCTGAGGTACCTAAGCTTGGTAAGGAGGCCGCATTGAAGGCTCTTAAAGAGTGGGGGCAGCCTAAGTCCAAGATCACTCATCTTGTATTTTGTACAACTTCGGGAGTAGAAATGCCCGGTGCAGACTATAAACTAGCCAATCTTCTAGGCCTCGAAACATCAGTTAGAAGAGTGATGTTGTATCATCAAGGCTGCTATGCAGGTGGGACTGTTCTCCGAACTGCGAAGGATCTCGCAGAGAATAATGCAGGAGCACGAGTTCTTGTGGTATGCTCTGAGATCACAGTTGTTACTTTTCGTGGACCTTCTGAAACCCATTTAGACTCTTTAGTAGGTCAAGCCCTTTTTGGTGATGGGTCGGCAGCTGTAATTGTTGGATCAGATCCAGATACCTCCATTGAACGACCACTCTTCCAACTTGTTTCAGCGGCCCAAACATTCATTCCTAATACACAAGGTGCTATTGCTGGCAACTTACGTGAGGTGGGTCTAACCTTTCATTTGTGGCCTAATGTGCCTACTTTGATTTCCGAGAATATAGAGAAGTGCTTGACTCAAGCTTTTGCCCCACTTGGTATTAGTGATTGGAACTCCTTGTTTTGGATCGCTCATCCAGGTGGCCCAGCCATTCTGGATGCAGTTGAAGCAAAACTcaatttggagaaaaagaaaCTTGAAGCAACAAGACACATCTTAAGTGAGTATGGTAATATGTCAAGTGCATGCgtgttgtttattttggatgagATGAGAAAGAAATCACTCAAGGAAGAAAGGACCACCACAGGTGAAGGATTAGATTGGGGtgttttatttggttttggGCCAGGTCTAACCATTGAAACTGTTGTACTGCATAGCGTTGCTGGGGCTACAAATTga